From Skermanella sp. TT6, a single genomic window includes:
- a CDS encoding protein adenylyltransferase SelO yields the protein MAEPDAAGFLPARHHADLGDAFFDVVEPADFPKHVLRWRNDRWARRVGLGNLTESEWIAHFGRFEPLPGSLARPLALRYHGHQFRSYNPQLGDGRGFLFAQLRDPVDGRLLDLGTKGSGETPWSRGADGRLTLKGGVREVLATELLEARGVNTSKSFSLIETGENLFRGDEPSPTRSSVLVRLSHSHIRIGTFQRLAYLGDQDGLRRLVDHSIRHYMPDAWSEDEGARTLAFFERACANVARMGAEWTAAGFVHGVINTDNVTVTGESFDYGPYRFLPVYDPKFVAAYFDPVGLYAFGRQPGALRWNLCRLAECLIPFASPARLELAVNGFDGLFAGALARATLDRLALEHGEPAADLDFVSALYGFMASSGVPFERFFFDWRGGPESERRAGESPAAGLYAGVDFAPVRAGLLGRRPTGAANLSHPYFGGNPCTLLIEEIEALWAPIAEADDWSPWRAKLEEIATAAEAFGTLIPGRS from the coding sequence ATGGCCGAACCGGACGCAGCCGGATTTCTTCCCGCCCGGCACCACGCGGATCTGGGCGACGCCTTCTTCGACGTGGTCGAGCCGGCGGACTTCCCGAAGCATGTCCTGCGCTGGCGGAACGACCGCTGGGCGCGCCGGGTCGGGCTGGGGAACCTGACCGAGAGCGAGTGGATCGCGCATTTCGGCCGATTCGAACCGCTGCCCGGCAGCCTGGCGCGGCCGCTGGCGCTCCGCTACCACGGGCACCAGTTCCGTAGCTACAATCCGCAGCTCGGGGACGGGCGCGGTTTCCTGTTCGCCCAGCTTCGCGACCCCGTGGACGGGCGTCTTCTCGATCTCGGCACCAAGGGCAGCGGCGAGACGCCGTGGTCGCGCGGGGCGGACGGCCGCCTGACGCTGAAGGGCGGCGTCCGGGAGGTGCTGGCGACCGAGCTGCTGGAAGCCCGGGGCGTCAACACATCCAAGAGCTTCAGCCTGATCGAGACCGGCGAGAACCTGTTCCGGGGCGACGAGCCGTCGCCGACCCGGTCCTCGGTCCTGGTCCGGCTCAGCCATTCCCACATCCGGATCGGCACCTTCCAGCGGCTGGCCTATCTGGGCGACCAGGACGGCCTGCGGCGGCTGGTCGACCACAGCATCCGGCACTATATGCCGGACGCCTGGAGCGAGGACGAGGGCGCGCGGACCCTGGCCTTCTTCGAGCGCGCCTGCGCCAACGTCGCCCGCATGGGCGCGGAATGGACCGCGGCCGGCTTCGTCCACGGTGTCATCAACACCGACAACGTGACCGTGACGGGCGAGAGCTTCGACTATGGCCCGTACCGTTTCCTGCCGGTCTACGACCCCAAGTTCGTCGCGGCCTATTTCGATCCGGTCGGCCTCTACGCCTTCGGGCGCCAGCCCGGCGCGTTGCGCTGGAACCTGTGCCGGCTGGCCGAATGCCTGATTCCCTTCGCGTCGCCGGCCAGGTTGGAGCTTGCGGTCAACGGTTTCGACGGCCTGTTCGCCGGCGCGCTGGCCCGGGCGACCCTGGACCGGCTGGCGCTGGAACACGGCGAGCCCGCCGCCGACCTCGATTTCGTCAGCGCGCTGTACGGATTCATGGCGTCGAGCGGGGTGCCGTTCGAGCGCTTCTTCTTCGACTGGCGCGGCGGCCCGGAGAGCGAGCGGCGCGCGGGCGAAAGCCCCGCTGCCGGGCTGTACGCCGGGGTCGACTTCGCCCCGGTCCGCGCCGGCCTGCTGGGGCGGCGGCCGACGGGGGCTGCGAACCTGTCGCATCCTTACTTCGGGGGCAACCCCTGCACGCTGCTGATCGAGGAGATCGAAGCCCTGTGGGCACCGATCGCCGAGGCGGACGACTGGTCGCCCTGGCGGGCCAAGCTGGAGGAAATCGCGACCGCGGCGGAGGCGTTCGGCACCCTCATTCCCGGGCGCAGTTGA